A single region of the Candidatus Zixiibacteriota bacterium genome encodes:
- a CDS encoding sigma 54-interacting transcriptional regulator, with amino-acid sequence MPDSASSDNRHFDSEPLFEVARSKAFRNTLNIARRAARFNSSVLISGETGVGKEVVARFIHRESARARYPMMAVNCGALPETLLESELFGHKAGSFTGAIRDRTGLFEQAARGTILLDEIGDISLATQVKLLRVLQEREILRIGENIPRKVDTRIIAATNRNLDDSVAQHKFREDLLYRLRVIEIEVPPLRNRPDDILLLTSHFVREFSRALNLPHLTIAPECLDYFQSYLWPGNVRELRNAIERAAVLSEDGIIRVKNLPPRMVSPELYTGSDIAKSLRTLEEVELDHIREVLRLTGGNRTKAAKILGIGLSTLWRKLKPTGPS; translated from the coding sequence ATGCCCGACAGTGCTTCATCCGATAACCGTCATTTCGACTCCGAGCCATTGTTCGAAGTCGCCCGAAGCAAGGCGTTCAGGAACACACTCAATATCGCACGCCGCGCGGCGAGGTTCAACTCGTCGGTTCTCATTTCGGGAGAAACGGGCGTGGGAAAGGAAGTGGTGGCGCGATTCATCCACCGGGAATCCGCCAGGGCACGGTATCCAATGATGGCTGTCAACTGCGGTGCCCTCCCTGAGACTCTGCTCGAAAGCGAGTTGTTCGGGCACAAGGCAGGTTCGTTTACCGGCGCGATTCGAGATAGAACCGGACTGTTCGAGCAGGCCGCGAGAGGCACCATTCTCCTTGACGAAATAGGAGATATAAGTCTCGCGACTCAGGTCAAGCTACTGCGTGTTCTTCAGGAAAGGGAGATACTCCGGATCGGAGAGAACATCCCCCGAAAGGTGGACACGCGCATAATCGCGGCGACAAATCGCAATCTGGATGATTCTGTCGCGCAGCACAAGTTCAGAGAGGATCTTCTTTACAGGCTCCGGGTCATCGAAATCGAGGTACCACCATTGCGTAACCGCCCGGATGATATTCTGCTTCTCACGTCGCACTTTGTCAGAGAGTTCTCAAGAGCATTGAATCTTCCGCACCTGACTATTGCGCCTGAATGCCTCGATTACTTCCAGTCGTATCTTTGGCCCGGCAATGTTCGGGAGCTGAGAAACGCAATCGAGCGCGCGGCGGTGCTAAGCGAGGATGGGATCATACGAGTGAAGAATCTTCCTCCGAGAATGGTATCGCCTGAATTATACACGGGGTCGGACATTGCCAAATCGCTGAGAACACTGGAGGAGGTGGAACTGGATCACATCAGAGAGGTGCTGCGGTTGACCGGAGGGAATCGAACCAAAGCAGCCAAGATACTCGGAATCGGTCTGTCGACTCTGTGGCGGAAACTGAAACCTACGGGACCCTCATGA
- a CDS encoding ATP-binding protein encodes MSGGQNSKALNVTKRLRWRIVLALLTAALLPLFLAGFGSWVVFRGMLEQKSSELMMSVVESHAKAIESHLAEQLHLLELAASSFDLKEIASSDRLSKLLIDLNQSSSTGFVDLGIIDDNGNHAAYVGPYDLRDRNYAEAEWFREVMESGTHISDVFLGYRKVPHCIIAVKAPSKDKPWLLRATINSEQFDRLVETEVLGEGSYAYIVNGEGSYQTTPLVGSLLDSKLEPMIGYHRGVRQSRIDVDGVEKIRATAWINGGRWMLGVEQDVKAIQAPVDKAIAYGALVVAFAVLLLVLTTFFATWHLTGQINKATAERDEMSLAFLRSAKLASIGELATGLAHEINNPLAIISAEHTNISDLIQLSDNSPTWRDEIRDSVKRCKEQVRRCAGITSKMLQFGRKSDSAVEPTDIVPRLSEIVDLLNRHASVRNVQIDCTISGDIPRVLADPIELEQVLINLINNAIDAMPAGGKITISAHRQDEYVQLDVSDNGVGIASQDLDRVFEPFYTTKPPGKGTGLGLSVCYGIVQSWGGRIRADSRVGEGTTIHILLPFHSSKNG; translated from the coding sequence ATGAGCGGAGGACAGAACTCAAAGGCACTTAACGTCACGAAGAGACTCCGTTGGAGAATTGTACTCGCACTCCTGACAGCCGCGCTCTTGCCACTTTTTTTGGCTGGCTTTGGATCATGGGTTGTCTTCAGGGGAATGCTTGAACAGAAATCATCCGAGTTGATGATGAGTGTAGTCGAGAGCCACGCCAAAGCAATCGAATCACACCTTGCCGAGCAACTCCACCTTCTGGAGCTTGCCGCAAGCTCTTTCGATCTTAAGGAGATTGCATCGTCCGATAGACTCTCAAAACTGCTGATCGATCTGAATCAGTCCAGCAGCACCGGTTTTGTTGACCTGGGAATCATTGATGACAATGGCAATCACGCAGCCTACGTCGGCCCCTACGATTTGCGTGATCGTAATTATGCCGAAGCTGAGTGGTTCCGTGAGGTCATGGAATCCGGTACCCACATCAGCGATGTGTTCCTCGGATACCGCAAGGTGCCACACTGCATAATTGCTGTTAAAGCGCCATCGAAAGACAAACCGTGGCTGCTCCGTGCAACTATCAACAGTGAACAATTCGACAGGCTTGTGGAGACGGAGGTACTTGGAGAAGGTAGTTATGCCTACATCGTGAACGGTGAGGGCTCTTATCAAACGACGCCCCTCGTCGGATCGTTGCTTGACTCGAAGCTGGAACCGATGATTGGTTACCACAGAGGCGTGCGGCAGAGCCGCATCGATGTGGACGGAGTCGAGAAGATCAGGGCGACGGCATGGATAAACGGTGGTCGCTGGATGCTCGGGGTTGAGCAGGATGTTAAAGCAATTCAGGCGCCTGTTGACAAGGCGATTGCATATGGAGCACTGGTCGTTGCATTCGCGGTACTCCTGCTTGTGCTGACCACCTTCTTTGCCACATGGCATCTGACCGGCCAGATCAACAAAGCGACAGCCGAGAGAGATGAGATGTCGCTGGCTTTCCTGCGCTCGGCGAAACTTGCATCGATAGGCGAATTGGCAACCGGACTGGCTCACGAGATCAACAATCCGCTGGCGATCATAAGCGCAGAACATACCAACATCTCGGATCTGATTCAACTCTCGGATAACAGCCCAACCTGGCGTGACGAGATTCGCGATTCGGTCAAGCGATGCAAAGAGCAGGTGCGGCGGTGTGCCGGCATCACATCCAAAATGCTGCAGTTTGGAAGAAAGAGTGACTCTGCTGTAGAGCCGACAGATATCGTCCCAAGGCTTTCCGAGATAGTCGATCTGCTAAATCGTCATGCAAGTGTCCGTAACGTTCAGATCGATTGCACTATCAGCGGTGATATCCCGCGCGTGCTTGCCGACCCGATAGAGCTGGAACAGGTTCTGATCAATCTCATAAACAACGCTATCGATGCTATGCCCGCTGGCGGTAAAATCACAATCAGTGCACATCGCCAGGATGAATATGTGCAGCTCGATGTCTCCGACAATGGTGTGGGCATAGCTTCCCAGGATCTCGATCGCGTTTTTGAACCATTCTATACAACCAAGCCGCCAGGGAAGGGAACAGGACTTGGGTTGTCAGTATGTTACGGGATTGTTCAGTCGTGGGGTGGCCGCATCAGAGCCGACAGCAGAGTCGGTGAAGGAACGACGATACACATACTTCTGCCGTTTCATTCGTCAAAGAACGGCTAG
- a CDS encoding response regulator, with translation MNDRMKKIRLLMVDDEEEFLVSSSQALSRRGFDVEVAPNGITALEKVDQQGYDAIVLDVKMPDIDGIQLFKEMRQRLPGVPILLLTGYGSISDAFHTSKNGVADYLFKPIEMDDLANSIRSAVEKARTQKVLGNERKTESDLTVPVRVMLVDDEVQFLDSMMKVLLRRNMDVTTADDGERALALLKEKLVDVVVLDLKMPGMDGVEVLRRIKSESPSVEVIVLTGHPSVETALEVVNLGANEYLKKPPDIEELVSTIRRLHEDRQNAVRRRQQELIDEIRRRYPD, from the coding sequence ATGAACGACAGGATGAAGAAGATCAGACTCCTGATGGTGGACGACGAGGAGGAGTTCCTGGTATCATCATCCCAAGCGCTTAGCCGAAGGGGATTCGATGTTGAGGTGGCCCCCAACGGGATCACTGCACTGGAGAAAGTAGATCAGCAGGGGTACGATGCCATAGTTCTGGATGTCAAAATGCCTGACATAGACGGTATACAGCTATTTAAGGAGATGCGTCAGAGATTGCCCGGTGTACCCATACTGCTCCTTACTGGATATGGCTCCATTTCGGATGCATTTCACACATCAAAGAATGGCGTAGCTGACTATCTGTTCAAGCCGATTGAGATGGATGACCTGGCGAACAGTATCCGCAGTGCGGTGGAGAAGGCGAGAACTCAGAAAGTGCTTGGCAATGAACGAAAAACGGAATCAGACCTTACCGTTCCGGTTCGAGTGATGCTGGTTGACGACGAGGTTCAGTTCCTGGACTCGATGATGAAGGTCCTATTGCGGCGGAACATGGATGTAACGACCGCTGATGACGGTGAAAGGGCTCTGGCGCTGCTGAAGGAGAAGCTTGTGGATGTGGTGGTACTTGATCTTAAGATGCCCGGGATGGATGGGGTCGAGGTTTTGAGACGTATCAAAAGTGAATCCCCAAGTGTGGAAGTGATTGTTCTGACGGGTCACCCTTCTGTGGAAACGGCACTGGAGGTTGTCAATCTCGGTGCAAACGAATATCTGAAGAAGCCGCCGGATATCGAAGAACTGGTGAGCACAATTCGGAGATTGCACGAGGACCGTCAAAATGCAGTCAGGCGGCGTCAGCAGGAACTTATTGATGAGATTCGAAGAAGATATCCGGACTAG
- a CDS encoding DASS family sodium-coupled anion symporter, with the protein MMADKTAARASSYDRYVDFRRFGIVIALFVIILMLPIPSSMLDVAVEYQMGKTYVLDFYSQELFGKSFSETEQWQMLTAQALEACMMQGASSKATVLKRKTRDLQKMGIQVQAEHLEKYRTFIESMDDEDVKGLLLRGRELRQEKLSYNMLTPEQQQQVDRRAKQLKVCIALVAFVVICFVTEAIPLPGVAFCIGLILVMSGIVSREEVAQLFWSDACWFIMGSLMFAAAFVKTGVDKRICLLIFRSLAKPSVKWVTAIMILVISPAASFISDHALAAIFLPIGIILYNNSLSRNVPEDKELAKMLMITIAMACNIGGFGSPSGGARNVIIMTYMEDMFGLSIGYGQWILYGAPFVIIMMPLLWLTINYRFKPQIHSLQPALASLKSDIDRMGGWNRKQILAIAIFLIMFIGWVTESGLILRLTGIRLGIGVIAVAGAMAYLLTGVVNWRDYQEKVDWGVVWLYAGAIIFGRVLDSSGAAYWIARSIVEWLASIGLKTGTVLLGAGAAVTAGMTNLMADGPAAAAVGPITLNMAAAAQPGTTLVPFMGLVTAAASSFAYLLIIGTPPNAIVYSSGLLSARDFLRVGIICVAISFAVLLLLSMFYWPLIGFAGLPSA; encoded by the coding sequence ATGATGGCAGACAAAACAGCAGCAAGGGCTTCCTCATATGATAGGTACGTCGACTTCAGACGATTCGGCATCGTGATCGCGCTCTTTGTTATCATACTGATGCTGCCGATACCATCGAGTATGCTTGATGTAGCCGTCGAATACCAGATGGGGAAGACCTATGTCCTGGACTTCTATTCACAGGAGCTATTCGGGAAGTCCTTCAGTGAGACGGAGCAATGGCAGATGTTGACCGCCCAGGCCCTTGAAGCGTGTATGATGCAGGGTGCGAGTTCCAAAGCGACCGTGTTGAAGCGAAAGACTCGAGACTTGCAGAAAATGGGTATCCAGGTTCAAGCTGAACACTTGGAGAAATATCGCACATTCATAGAGAGCATGGATGATGAAGATGTCAAGGGGTTGCTGTTGCGCGGGCGGGAGCTGCGGCAAGAAAAGCTGTCATACAACATGCTCACCCCCGAACAGCAGCAGCAGGTTGACAGGAGGGCAAAGCAGCTTAAAGTCTGCATCGCACTCGTGGCCTTTGTTGTAATTTGTTTTGTGACTGAGGCGATCCCGCTTCCAGGTGTGGCATTTTGCATTGGTCTTATACTTGTTATGTCAGGCATAGTCTCGCGAGAAGAAGTAGCTCAGTTATTCTGGTCAGACGCCTGCTGGTTCATAATGGGAAGTCTCATGTTTGCTGCGGCTTTTGTTAAGACGGGAGTTGATAAACGGATCTGTCTTCTGATCTTCCGATCATTGGCAAAGCCGAGCGTCAAATGGGTGACTGCGATTATGATTTTGGTCATCTCTCCGGCGGCATCGTTTATATCCGACCACGCTCTGGCTGCAATTTTCCTACCGATAGGAATCATCCTGTACAATAACAGCCTCTCCAGAAATGTACCCGAAGACAAAGAGCTGGCAAAGATGCTCATGATAACAATTGCAATGGCATGCAACATCGGAGGATTCGGTTCACCTTCGGGTGGTGCGCGAAATGTGATTATCATGACCTACATGGAAGATATGTTTGGTTTGTCGATCGGTTACGGGCAATGGATACTCTATGGTGCACCGTTCGTAATTATCATGATGCCCTTGCTATGGCTGACTATAAATTACAGATTCAAACCTCAGATCCATAGTCTGCAGCCTGCATTAGCCTCACTCAAATCGGATATCGACAGAATGGGCGGATGGAACCGAAAGCAAATCCTGGCAATAGCGATATTCCTCATAATGTTCATTGGGTGGGTGACAGAGAGCGGGCTGATTCTGCGACTGACCGGTATACGACTCGGAATAGGTGTAATCGCTGTTGCAGGAGCCATGGCTTATCTTCTGACCGGAGTCGTGAACTGGCGAGATTACCAGGAGAAAGTCGACTGGGGGGTTGTGTGGTTGTATGCCGGAGCGATCATCTTTGGTCGGGTGCTTGATTCGTCAGGAGCGGCATACTGGATAGCTCGTTCGATTGTCGAGTGGCTGGCCTCAATCGGTCTCAAGACGGGTACAGTGTTGCTCGGTGCCGGAGCTGCAGTTACGGCCGGTATGACAAACTTGATGGCCGACGGCCCGGCTGCGGCAGCCGTAGGACCGATTACGCTTAATATGGCCGCCGCTGCTCAGCCGGGAACGACTCTCGTCCCATTTATGGGACTCGTGACCGCAGCGGCATCGTCATTTGCGTATCTTCTGATAATAGGCACTCCGCCCAATGCAATCGTATATTCGAGCGGCTTACTTTCGGCGAGAGACTTCCTGCGGGTCGGAATTATCTGTGTCGCGATATCATTTGCGGTTTTGCTGCTGCTCAGTATGTTTTATTGGCCACTAATCGGATTTGCTGGTTTGCCATCTGCTTAG
- a CDS encoding response regulator, translating into MIEERKHLNLLLVDDEEDFRRVTSSVLGRRGFEVTEAANGDDALDAVRDEHFDIVLLDLKMPGKSGIETLKELRKIKPNLPVIILTGHGDFEAAVTTIKLDIVDFLQKPVDIDLLANRIHDLIRLGIESGPLREQTISELMVPPSVYPRINVDEPLENVLSALKKSFTPPEPHVAQPGEIRSALVYDSNDKFLGIIRFNDLLKLLLPPYLGDSPYATYFTGMFLAQCKVLGSRRIEELVGDPIVVEADAPIMEAIHLMVDNRLINLPVVKSGQLVGILRGRDVVLEVARSMGSMR; encoded by the coding sequence ATGATTGAAGAGAGAAAGCACTTAAACCTACTCCTCGTAGATGACGAGGAGGATTTCAGACGAGTTACATCCTCCGTCCTCGGCAGGCGCGGTTTCGAGGTGACGGAAGCAGCTAACGGGGATGATGCTCTCGATGCTGTCCGAGACGAGCACTTCGATATTGTCCTATTGGATCTTAAAATGCCCGGCAAGAGCGGCATCGAGACTCTCAAAGAACTCAGGAAGATTAAACCGAATCTGCCGGTGATCATCCTCACCGGACACGGTGACTTCGAGGCCGCTGTAACTACAATAAAACTGGATATCGTCGACTTCCTGCAGAAGCCGGTGGACATCGATCTCTTGGCAAATCGTATTCACGATCTGATTAGGCTGGGGATAGAAAGCGGACCTCTGCGAGAGCAAACAATATCGGAGTTGATGGTTCCGCCATCCGTATATCCACGAATCAACGTCGATGAGCCGCTTGAGAATGTGCTGAGTGCTCTCAAGAAGTCATTCACTCCTCCAGAGCCGCATGTTGCTCAACCGGGCGAAATTAGATCGGCTCTCGTGTATGATTCGAACGACAAGTTCCTTGGGATTATCCGTTTCAATGATCTTCTCAAATTGCTGCTCCCGCCCTATCTCGGAGATTCGCCGTACGCGACGTATTTCACCGGCATGTTTCTCGCACAGTGCAAGGTGCTGGGCAGCAGAAGAATCGAAGAGTTGGTAGGTGATCCAATTGTTGTCGAAGCGGATGCGCCGATTATGGAAGCTATTCACCTGATGGTTGACAATCGCTTGATCAATCTGCCGGTAGTCAAATCGGGGCAACTTGTGGGAATATTGAGAGGGCGCGATGTAGTGCTCGAAGTTGCGCGCAGCATGGGATCGATGAGATAA